From a single Papaver somniferum cultivar HN1 unplaced genomic scaffold, ASM357369v1 unplaced-scaffold_19, whole genome shotgun sequence genomic region:
- the LOC113338960 gene encoding probable pectate lyase 5 isoform X1 has translation MIPHLNICIFFIAYFSPLARAIHYNLTLPHQHPDPESVVHDVHRRVNVSVSRRQMLGIHEKDQLSCMTGNPIDDCWRCDPNWEANRQRLADCGIGFGRTALGGKGGQYYLVSDSSDHDAVNPKPGTLRHAVIQVEPLWIVFSADMMIKLREELIVSSFKTIDGRGFNVHITGGGCITLQAVTNVIIHNIHIHHCVPSGNAQVRDSPTHYGFRGKSDGDGISIMGGRKIWIDHCSLSYCTDGLIDAIVGSTAITISNNYFSHHDEVMLMGHNDNYLADSGMQVTIAFNHFGKALVQRMPRCRHGYFHVVNNDFTQWEMYAIGGSANPTIYSQGNRYTAPSNPFAKEVTKRVETDESKWTKWNWKTEGDMLVNGAYFVPSGAMGFGQYAKASSVEPRASALIDQLTMNAGVLGGNGGISYPGSNAGGGAGTGSAGGGITDPGTFVGPNPGGAGGNVGDGTVGGGYTGGYGDGSGAGGTQAVDSSIFGMIFGNGASCLLPPPSIFLSFMSCFLIILCTYQNNFIFLFL, from the exons ATGATTCCTCATCTGAACATCTGCATTTTCTTCATTGCTTATTTTTCTCCTTTAGCCAGAGCAATTCATTATAATCTAACTCTACCTCATCAACATCCAGACCCTGAATCCGTTGTTCATGATGTTCACAG GAGAGTTAATGTATCTGTTTCGAGGAGACAGATGTTAGGTATTCATGAAAAAGACCAGCTTTCATGTATGACAGGGAACCCCATTGATGATTGTTGGAGGTGTGATCCTAATTGGGAAGCAAATCGTCAACGATTAGCCGATTGTGGAATTGGGTTTGGACGAACGGCACTTGGCGGGAAAGGTGGTCAATATTATTTAGTATCAGACTCGTCTGATCATGACGCTGTTAATCCTAAACCAGGAACGTTAAGGCATGCAGTCATTCAAGTTGAACCACTCTGGATAGTATTCTCAGCGGATATGATGATTAAGCTCAGAGAAGAATTAATTGTTAGCAGCTTCAAAACCATAGACGGTCGAGGGTTTAACGTTCATATAACAGGTGGAGGTTGCATTACTCTTCAGGCTGTAACTAATGTTATCATTCACAATATCCACATTCATCATTGCGTTCCTTCTGGTAATGCTCAAGTTCGCGATAGTCCTACACATTACGGTTTCCGGGGGAAATCGGACGGGGACGGGATATCTATTATGGGTGGAAGAAAGATATGGATTGACCATTGCTCATTATCATACTGTACCGATGGATTAATTGATGCCATAGTAGGTTCCACTGCAATTACAATTTCTAACAATTATTTCTCGCACCATGATGAAGTTATGCTAATGGGTCACAATGACAATTACTTGGCGGATTCGGGAATGCAAGTGACAATTGCGTTTAATCACTTCGGTAAAGCATTAGTTCAAAGAATGCCGAGATGTAGACATGGTTATTTCCATGTGGTTAATAATGATTTTACGCAGTGGGAAATGTACGCCATTGGGGGTAGCGCAAATCCTACTATTTACAGCCAAGGAAATCGTTATACAGCGCCATCTAATCCTTTTGCGAAAGAG GTGACAAAAAGAGTTGAAACTGATGAGAGCAAATGGACAAAGTGGAATTGGAAAACAGAAGGAGATATGTTGGTGAATGGAGCATACTTTGTACCATCTGGTGCAATGGGATTTGGCCAATATGCAAAGGCATCAAGTGTTGAGCCAAGAGCTTCTGCCTTAATTGATCAGTTAACCATGAATGCTGGTGTCTTGGGTGGCAACGG TGGTATTTCATATCCTGGATCCAATGCCGGTGGAGGCGCTGGTACCGGTAGCGCTGGTGGTGGAATAACCGACCCTGGAACCTTTGTTGGACCAAATCCAGGTGGTGCAGGAGGCAATGTTGGTGATGGGACCGTTGGCGGTGGTTACACTGGTGGTTATGGTGATGGCAGCGGTGCTGGTGGAACACAAGCTGTAGACTCGAGCATCTTTGGAATGATATTTGGAAACGGGGCGTCCTGCCTATTACCTCCACCCTCTATTTTCCTTTCTTTTATGTCTTGTTTTTTGATAATTTTGTGTACCTACCaaaataattttatatttttattcttaTGA
- the LOC113338960 gene encoding probable pectate lyase 12 isoform X2: protein MIPHLNICIFFIAYFSPLARAIHYNLTLPHQHPDPESVVHDVHRRVNVSVSRRQMLGIHEKDQLSCMTGNPIDDCWRCDPNWEANRQRLADCGIGFGRTALGGKGGQYYLVSDSSDHDAVNPKPGTLRHAVIQVEPLWIVFSADMMIKLREELIVSSFKTIDGRGFNVHITGGGCITLQAVTNVIIHNIHIHHCVPSGNAQVRDSPTHYGFRGKSDGDGISIMGGRKIWIDHCSLSYCTDGLIDAIVGSTAITISNNYFSHHDEVMLMGHNDNYLADSGMQVTIAFNHFGKALVQRMPRCRHGYFHVVNNDFTQWEMYAIGGSANPTIYSQGNRYTAPSNPFAKEVTKRVETDESKWTKWNWKTEGDMLVNGAYFVPSGAMGFGQYAKASSVEPRASALIDQLTMNAGVLGGNGWCRRQCW, encoded by the exons ATGATTCCTCATCTGAACATCTGCATTTTCTTCATTGCTTATTTTTCTCCTTTAGCCAGAGCAATTCATTATAATCTAACTCTACCTCATCAACATCCAGACCCTGAATCCGTTGTTCATGATGTTCACAG GAGAGTTAATGTATCTGTTTCGAGGAGACAGATGTTAGGTATTCATGAAAAAGACCAGCTTTCATGTATGACAGGGAACCCCATTGATGATTGTTGGAGGTGTGATCCTAATTGGGAAGCAAATCGTCAACGATTAGCCGATTGTGGAATTGGGTTTGGACGAACGGCACTTGGCGGGAAAGGTGGTCAATATTATTTAGTATCAGACTCGTCTGATCATGACGCTGTTAATCCTAAACCAGGAACGTTAAGGCATGCAGTCATTCAAGTTGAACCACTCTGGATAGTATTCTCAGCGGATATGATGATTAAGCTCAGAGAAGAATTAATTGTTAGCAGCTTCAAAACCATAGACGGTCGAGGGTTTAACGTTCATATAACAGGTGGAGGTTGCATTACTCTTCAGGCTGTAACTAATGTTATCATTCACAATATCCACATTCATCATTGCGTTCCTTCTGGTAATGCTCAAGTTCGCGATAGTCCTACACATTACGGTTTCCGGGGGAAATCGGACGGGGACGGGATATCTATTATGGGTGGAAGAAAGATATGGATTGACCATTGCTCATTATCATACTGTACCGATGGATTAATTGATGCCATAGTAGGTTCCACTGCAATTACAATTTCTAACAATTATTTCTCGCACCATGATGAAGTTATGCTAATGGGTCACAATGACAATTACTTGGCGGATTCGGGAATGCAAGTGACAATTGCGTTTAATCACTTCGGTAAAGCATTAGTTCAAAGAATGCCGAGATGTAGACATGGTTATTTCCATGTGGTTAATAATGATTTTACGCAGTGGGAAATGTACGCCATTGGGGGTAGCGCAAATCCTACTATTTACAGCCAAGGAAATCGTTATACAGCGCCATCTAATCCTTTTGCGAAAGAG GTGACAAAAAGAGTTGAAACTGATGAGAGCAAATGGACAAAGTGGAATTGGAAAACAGAAGGAGATATGTTGGTGAATGGAGCATACTTTGTACCATCTGGTGCAATGGGATTTGGCCAATATGCAAAGGCATCAAGTGTTGAGCCAAGAGCTTCTGCCTTAATTGATCAGTTAACCATGAATGCTGGTGTCTTGGGTGGCAACGG GTGGTGCAGGAGGCAATGTTGGTGA
- the LOC113338568 gene encoding transcription factor MYB27-like gives MAMVYQSVVVQEELIRKGPWLEEEDERLATFVTLMGERRWDTIAKVSGLRRSGKSCRLRWMNYLRPDLKHGQMNAEEERIILQLQHRWGNKWSKIARKLPGRTDNEIKNYWRTHLRKKTQTEEQEKDKAAKDAPQPDFLQQRDVDHSEKRTWIEHEVYAQEDIMRPPEHSFDVSGLSPRNVLAYSPYENHILDWISSSESVSLNDNNVLKHNGQCGISSSDSWFNIAADSSILDFTSISLWENDKN, from the exons ATGGCAATGGTGTATCAGTCGGTCGTAGTACAAGAGGAACTAATCCGTAAAGGACCTTGGCTTGAGGAGGAAGACGAACGGTTAGCAACTTTCGTGACTCTCATGGGAGAGCGTCGTTGGGACACTATAGCCAAAGTATCAG GACTTAGGAGGAGTGGTAAGAGCTGCAGATTGAGATGGATGAACTATTTGCGGCCCGATCTCAAGCATGGTCAAATGAATGCAGAGGAGGAGCGCATAATTCTCCAACTTCAACATCGCTGGGGAAACAA ATGGTCGAAAATAGCTCGGAAGTTGCCTGGAAGAACTGATAATGAGATAAAGAATTACTGGAGAACTCATCTACGGAAGAAAACACAAACTGAAGAACAAG AGAAGGACAAGGCGGCAAAAGATGCACCCCAACCAGATTTCTTACAGCAAAGAGATGTTGATCACAGTGAGAAGAGAACATGGATTGAACATGAAGTATATGCTCAAGAGGATATAATGAGACCACCGGAGCACTCCTTTGATGTTTCTGGATTATCTCCGCGAAACGTCCTTGCTTATTCACCATATGAAAATCACATATTGGATTGGATTTCTTCGAGTGAGTCTGTGTCATTAAATGATAACAATGTACTCAAACATAATGGACAGTGCGGCATCTCATCCTCTGATTCATGGTTCAATATTGCTGCAGATAGTAGTATACTGGATTTCACTTCAATTTCCCTTTGGGAGAATGACAAAAACTAA